Genomic DNA from Caloenas nicobarica isolate bCalNic1 chromosome 3, bCalNic1.hap1, whole genome shotgun sequence:
TCGGGATGTCTTCCCATCGCGTCTGGCATAGTCTGGTCTGACAGCTCATTCGGCTTGACTGCACCCTCCTTTTCAGTTCCCGTGCCAGCCCCGGGCTCTGGCCATCGTTGTGCTCAGGGTCCCCTGTTACTCTGCGAGTCGCCGGGGACAGCAGCCCCCACAGTGTCAGCTGGGGGGCTGGAAGCGAGGGTCTCCCTGGGAGCTGGTCTCTGCTGGGTGCTCATGCCCATGCCCAAATTCTTCATTCACCCTCTGTGCTTTTGGTAGCGCAGTGCCAGCCACCGCTGCAAACCAAAAGTACTTTGCATTTTGGGGAACACAAATAAAATGCAGCTAATTGAGGTATTTTCCCTTGTATCTTTTGCAGTCTAATGCAGTCTCTCATGAGCTGGCCGTAAACAGCGGGGCCAGACAAGACTGTGTGTCCGCCGTCCATACAGGCAGCACCCAAGCGGTTTTCCAGTCCCCAGGTTGTAACCCGAGTAAAGGAGAAATGCAGGAGAATGACCTTTTCAAAGCTGAGTTTATCCTGATTACGGACTCCGGTGATGAAGATGAAGTAGCTGCTGCCTCGAACAACATGCATCGGCCTTCCAATGGCTACGGTCCCATCAGCGCTCAGCTGCTGGCCACGTCCCATGTGTCCCCAGGCACTGGGGCAGGGAAACCTCCTGGCGATGGGCACGTTCCAGGTGCTGCATTTTCTCTCAGCACTGCTGATCCACAAAAACATCAGGTAACCTGCTCTTTAAGCTCTAGAGCTAACCTTTGCTTTCTCAGGTTTTCAGTACCTGGACACTGAGTCAATTTATAAAGAGGTTTGGCCAATTTATTCTGTAATTAGCATTTTCTGTTGGCCATTCCTGTAATATTTAGACTCTAAGGAGCTGTCTCAACCCTTCTGACTTGATGCGTCTCCCTGCGGCTCTGGTGTATAAATGAAGCAGGTAATGCAGGTCAATTGTTCTACCTTTAAGAGCAGGTCATCATGACAGCAAGTTAATCAGAACGTGTTAGATTCCTAGCTAGTCTAAATTGGCTAAGGTCGTTTAAATCAATGGAGCCTGTAGATCATTTGAATTACTAGCATCAGGCTTCccaggccttttttttttctcagcacctACTGCAGCCCTTTATGCTAGcgaaaaaagctgtaaaaatctTATTATTGTGATGGTTAATTAGCACTGACTTTGCACAGGTGTAAAGAACTAATGAAGGTGAAAGGTCCATTTTATATTGATCTTTATAGGGCACATTTATTGATTAATTGAAATTTTAGGCTGACAATGGGAGAATTCAAAAAAGGgtctttgaaatgtttcattttcaaaaggcACCAATCCAATTTCCTGCACAAAATGTTAATATCTCTCATTTTGGAAAGAGCATTCATAGTTTTCAAGGATGTATATGCATTGGGAAACTCTACCTTTAGTAAAACAGTAACATCCTTCTCACATGGAGTAAATTCAGACATTTCCTTTGACCTCATCAAAGTTTCCATCAGTTGAAAATGCCTCTCTTCAttgacagttttaaaaaaaggtgaTCATGGCTACTTCATCTCTTCAAATGAATAGGACTTGTGTTGAAATACTTGTGCTACTCAGTTTTTCATCAAATTCAGTGTCAATTTTTGATTGAGGAAATTGTGAATGAGAAATCCAATCTGGTTTGGCATTCACAGCCTTATGAAATACTCATTTCTTCCAAGAAACTCGCAGTGAATTTGGTGGGAATATTACCTGAGGAAGGTGTAAAGGCATAGGTAAATCTTTGTAGGGGAAGCAGCTTGTAAAAGAATAATTGTCCTAGGGAAATACAAATTTACTTCAGCAATGATCAGTATGCAGTTTCTGCCAGGTTTATTTGGatggtttattttaaagctattttgtaGGACTATGCGGAAAAATTCATATGCTGTAGCTTTCCTAAGATTTTGATGACTTGACGAGTAAACAGATTTACCTGGTAAGGTTATAGAAAATACAGATTGGACAGAACAAGGAATTCAAGCCTAAATTTACTAGCTATTCACTTGAATCTGGTGATAGTATGTATTATGGGTAATGCATATCTCACCATTATTCAGtttttcagcactgaaagtgCTTCCTCAGTCTTTTTCTAAATATCTCTAGATCTCTTTATCTTTTACTGAGTTGCTTTTCACTGTTGTTCTGATTCTTGTGTTTTCTTGGGAATCACTCTTTCTGGTTTGCTATCCAATGAAGTATTATCCAttcagaaataaaggaaaattacaaaattattaGATAGATGCATTAGTTACCTGTTGGTAGATTTCCTGTGTACAAAGCATTACATATTGGAGCTACTTTGTAAATTCTAGGATTATAACGGCAGTATCGTGTCCCACTTCAGAGTTATTACATATGACATTatgttaatttaaaagcataattAGACTATGGATTTCCTGCCAGagatgagaaaaacaagaacCAGCACTGGGGAGTGTTATGTTGTACAGAGGGTCACTCTAACTCAACCAGAGGGCTCCTACAGTTTCATTCATTTCTGACTTGGtttaaatgaaagaaggaaaaagaaaagcattgatAAAATGGAAGATTCTATTGTTCTTTTAGGTGTAAAGGTCCTGAATAACGTTGGAAAATGCTATGCCATATTCAAATCTGAAAAccaaatcagtttaaaaaatcccaacagTCATTCTGGTTATATTTGGAACTTTTTGGTGATAGTTTACTGTTTACATattgtgctgctgttttttggtttttgtttttgttattttttagaGTGAAAGAAAGTCTACTTATGAAAGAGAATGGCAGACTGTTTCCTGCTGTCAGGAGTCCATCCATGGGGTGAGGGGGGATGTGTCTGATCTCCTGAATGCCAGGACATTAACTCAGCTTGGAGAAACTTCTTGACTCACTGTGGTGAATCAATAGCCAGACGGCTTTTTTAGCTAGTCAGAGTCACTTGGTATTCCTTTGTCCAGTGCATGTCATCTGGTTTCACTTTTCCCAACAAGTCAGTCAAGAGTCCTTACAAACTCCTACCATTGCCAGGAAGAATTCACCTTCATTGTTGGGAGAAACCAGACTGTTCTGAATGACATCTATATTAATTTGGTCTCAGCTTGCAGGCTGATTTACTGTGCCGTCTGCAGAGATTTTGTCAGATTTTCCACAGTCTCCAGTGCTTCTTTCTGGCTTTTAGGTTGCAGGCTGTGgtagggaattttttttcctatctatCTATCTGGCTTTGTTGACTCCCACCAAGGGGCAATCAAGGAGGTATCTGGGAACTGCCCACAACTACTTGGATGGCAAAGATGATagagccaaactcttctctgcagTGGCAGGTGAGATGCAAATTGAAGTGTGGGTGGTCCCAGCTGGACATCTGGAGAAGCGTCCTCACTGGGAGATGgtgcagcactggcacaggctgcccagggggtgGTGGGGCTGCCTCTGTGAGGGACTTCAGAGACTTGGTGAGACACGGCCACAGCTGACCTGACCCACTGGTGAGAGCCCTACTTTGTGTTagaggctggactagatgacctcgAGAAGTCACTTCCAAGTAACTTTGATATTATTACCTGATTCTCTAAATAAGAGAGTAATAATCTATAGATGTAGTAACACTATAATATAGTAGCAAAACCTTTTCAGAAGACTTGAATAATGCCTCAATTAGCTCAACACGTAAATGTTCAGTGGTGTTCAAACTGGAAGAAGACTACAACAAAATGTCTTTATCATATTTGCAGAACCATGTCTATCATCCGCTACCATAAACATTTTCCTAGCTGCTTATAAAtctttcttattaatttttaactAATTAGAAGTCATTGCACATTCTGCTCTTTCATTACGGAGTTTCATATTAGttcctaattttcttttaatctgttGGCTTTATAAGGGAAATTTATCTAttctattttgaaatataaagtttcatttcctggtttttttgttggtagtTGATCAGCTTCCAGAATTCATTATGAAATTCATCAAACTGCTCAAAATTATCAGATGTATTACCATGATGGTTTTTAAcctattaaataattttctatttgaTTACATatctaataataatttttcataatGCTTAAATATCGGTAAATTATTCTCAATTTCTATTACTTTTCTTATTCTTAATTAGCAGCTTTTTCAATGAGAGTCATAAATTTTTAATCCATTAGAATATATGTAACAATGCTATCATGgacattcatttttatattctaaTAACTGCACTGTATACATCCATTGGCTTTCCACTTCGAAACGAGACACCTTAACAGACACATAAAATAAGGGGAAGTTATTGTGGTTGTAAAGGTATCCTGACGGTTGGTGTTTATTTCTATAAATCAAGGTATTGCCAAGGCTTTTCCGAAGATATCTTATACAGTAAGTATCTTCAGTTTACCAGGCTTGCCACTTATTTGGAATCATTTAGCTGGAAGAGCTCACTTGTTTTAATTTACACAAGATAATAGGGTTCTGCTGTGCATATTTTGCCCATATTTAGCATTTTAGGTATAGTTTCACCTTTCAAAGCCTGGAAGTCTGGCTCTCCTCTCACAGCTTCTTCCAGCACATGCACTCACttgaaaattctgtgttttgtacttatttttgttttgtgatgaATCAATACTGTAtgatataataataataataattcctCTCTTTTATGGGGAAGATATTTGTATTAAGAAGAATTCATAAGCTGAACCAAATCCATGTGTCTGTAGAAACTGGGCGTTATAATTGACTTTTATAGAATTATGTAAGCTTTTGAGGGTATCAGCCGATAGATAAATAGGTGTTCTTATATTTATATTAAGTTTGTAGGGATTAGAGTCAATTTCCCTGCTTTCAAATTGCTCAGTCAAAAGTTAGGTGATAATTTGTAGCCTTTTGATTTTACAGTTGACTTAGCTCACTATTTCATACTGGTATGTTTTATTCATATTGCATATATCCcagtttttaatttcagcattACAATATCTTGGAAGATATTGagagaatttctttctttagaagCATAAAACTGTATAAGAGGTTGATAATATACTTGTATGCTCTAATTAGTTTTGACAAATCCTAATTAGAATAGACCAAAGAAAAAAGGCACTCTTGAAAGAGCTCATTACCATATTATTAGTGTATTGTAAGACTGTGGAGAAAGGGATAAGGACTCTTATATGCCTGCAAGCTGTCAAAGGCACTGCTCTGTGAATGACAAGAAAAGTTCAAAACAAACTGGACGTCTGATTTAAGCAGTTCTGAGCAAATTTCTTGTTCTGATATCACAGTGCTGCAGTAGGTGTTGTTTACTGAATGAGAAAAAGAGTACTTGACTTGAATCTCGTTTACAGAAAGGCTACTTTCCACTGAACTGGTAAAGTGAGATGGGACAATATTGCCATTTTCTCACTTTCCATTGTGGTTATACAATGCGAACGGCATCACATGATTCTGGACACCGATGGCACAACTGTCTTGGATTTTccataaaatggaaaacacagtAGCCTTGAACCTTGTTTATGTCAACAAAACCGAggtctttataaaaataaagtaacacATAACTTGTCTGCACACAGCCACCtcccctgagaacctcatccaTCAGGCTGTATCCCCGACTTTAAGACAGTCCTGTGCTTTCAACTCACAGAGCAGTACTAATGGAAACACTATGTGCATGACCACAGGACTGAAATGTGGGGTGCTTAACAGTTCCACAGATTCCACCTGtattaacatttctgtttttcttttttctccagttaATTTCTACTCTTTCCATCTCTGATCATCTTTCCTCTAAACCACCTGCTGTCCACTTAATTTCTCCAACTAATCAGAAAATAGCGTGTGGTGCCGTGGTTAACCTGAATCAAGCCTCTTCGCTGGAAGACTCCCATAACAACTGGCAGTCAGCAACTGGGTTTTCTAAGCAAGAATCATCTCTCTACTTTCAGTCTGCTTCCTGTAGTTCACCTTCCTCCATGACTAAAATATCCTCTTCTGCACCAAGCAGTTGTTACTCTGCTCCCCGACTGTATGATAAGCTACGAACACCAAGTCCCTATACCCCTGGCTGTGTTTGCAAAATGGGAGACTTCACATCCTCTGTTCCAGCAAAGAGCCCAAGTCTTTCCCCTGATCCTCCACGTTCAGATGAAACGCAAGGATCTTCAGCTCAGCCTTTGTCCTCCAGTTCCTCCAAAAGATTGAATACTTTGTCTCCTGTCCCTGTACATATCATAACACATTCATTATCTCCTAGCCCTAAACCTTTGTCTCCACCCTCTCTTTATGGCTCCTCGTCGACCATATGTAGTATAAATGAGCCTTGCACAAAAATGTCATCTAGAGGAAATTTAGCAAAATCAGATGTCAGATCCCCTCTGCCAACCAGACTGACCCTGTTAACTGCTATTTTGAGATCAGGTTCTTCTCAGCGGAGACCGCTTTCCCCTGCTTCTTGTCCCACGTTTTCTCCTAGCTCCCTTGGTTCCTCAACACTTGCAATAGATCAAAAGTCCAAAACAACTCCCCCAACCCCTAAGAAATCTGTTTCAAGCCCCCCTAGAAAGCCAGATTCTCCCAGCAGAGAGGAATATTGGCTTTCAGGTTGGGCTCGGCACCTGCCTTTACCCACCAAGCCTCAGCTCACTCCTAGGGCaaggtccctttctcctaaaAAGCACCTTCCAGTTGGAACACTTTCTCCAGAATACCAAAGTCCTCTGTCATCCCCTGTCTCCTCCCATAGAAAATCAGTTGCTTCTCCAGGTTTGCAGCCTACGCTGCCTCCTTCTTgtgccccagcaccctcctccCTTGCACACCCTACCTCTCCGTCTCCAGAAGGGCTGCGGGATGCTGCCTCCAGGCCCCGGGTGCCTCAGACGTCTCAGAGAGTACACACTTACTCACCCATCTTTACCTGCCGGTCATatcctttgctttcttctacCAGTCTTAGTGGCATAGTCTCCCCCGCCCTAGAAAAACagccacctccttccccaagTCTTTTGCATTCAGCTTCTAGATCTAAATCAGATTCATCAGAAACATCTGTTCAGGACATAAGTACCCCTTCTCCTACCCcttcaaatgttttaaagcagTGGTCTCTCCCACGGCCTCATTCTACTCCACCAGTTCCACAAACTGGCAATATTAATTCCCAACCACTGCAGCTTAATTCTTCATTGGTGCATACAAATTATAGGTCTAATTCCTCCTTTCCAAGACCTGAGCAATCTGCCACCTCACTGGTGTTAAAGTGCAGATCTCCTGTCTCAGACAAGTCACCAGGCACACTGCCATCAAGACCCAGAGAGCTGACTTCACCACA
This window encodes:
- the MLIP gene encoding muscular LMNA-interacting protein isoform X2, which gives rise to MELGKHERKVSGREALEEKQTVTSQESGTKPLTFTFVPSIGRLPTHFEVVDISKFLVTVPEDPKDLSNQGLLNKSNAVSHELAVNSGARQDCVSAVHTGSTQAVFQSPGCNPSKGEMQENDLFKAEFILITDSGDEDEVAAASNNMHRPSNGYGPISAQLLATSHVSPGTGAGKPPGDGHVPGAAFSLSTADPQKHQLISTLSISDHLSSKPPAVHLISPTNQKIACGAVVNLNQASSLEDSHNNWQSATGFSKQESSLYFQSASCSSPSSMTKISSSAPSSCYSAPRLYDKLRTPSPYTPGCVCKMGDFTSSVPAKSPSLSPDPPRSDETQGSSAQPLSSSSSKRLNTLSPVPVHIITHSLSPSPKPLSPPSLYGSSSTICSINEPCTKMSSRGNLAKSDVRSPLPTRLTLLTAILRSGSSQRRPLSPASCPTFSPSSLGSSTLAIDQKSKTTPPTPKKSVSSPPRKPDSPSREEYWLSGWARHLPLPTKPQLTPRARSLSPKKHLPVGTLSPEYQSPLSSPVSSHRKSVASPGLQPTLPPSCAPAPSSLAHPTSPSPEGLRDAASRPRVPQTSQRVHTYSPIFTCRSYPLLSSTSLSGIVSPALEKQPPPSPSLLHSASRSKSDSSETSVQDISTPSPTPSNVLKQWSLPRPHSTPPVPQTGNINSQPLQLNSSLVHTNYRSNSSFPRPEQSATSLVLKCRSPVSDKSPGTLPSRPRELTSPQSFSLPSDHENIKPKQYKIKTSYKAFAAIPTNTLLMEQKALEEPTKTASMTEGTALDTHSEMCSPAQLRQQTEELCAVIDQVLQDPLTMRRCESSPSFLQMSTESDVGKVSTTLQRAAGRETRYANLYKSAPMMTESQLTKPGVIRPVLVKAKSAQQKEEPYQPNPFKKYLEEITDQDTEQETGLLHPLFSTKLIPPTKSPLRPSSVSLTDCLNPGPFSHLSSIACDFHENPYSPYSHDSLYNKPSHPIVPIPENETLSSKQVANERGSV
- the MLIP gene encoding muscular LMNA-interacting protein isoform X1; this encodes MTSSSVLLCTFLHCFLFISQLCSTCYGQQPGERNLPIISPLSFISRGQVTSQESGTKPLTFTFVPSIGRLPTHFEVVDISKFLVTVPEDPKDLSNQGLLNKSNAVSHELAVNSGARQDCVSAVHTGSTQAVFQSPGCNPSKGEMQENDLFKAEFILITDSGDEDEVAAASNNMHRPSNGYGPISAQLLATSHVSPGTGAGKPPGDGHVPGAAFSLSTADPQKHQLISTLSISDHLSSKPPAVHLISPTNQKIACGAVVNLNQASSLEDSHNNWQSATGFSKQESSLYFQSASCSSPSSMTKISSSAPSSCYSAPRLYDKLRTPSPYTPGCVCKMGDFTSSVPAKSPSLSPDPPRSDETQGSSAQPLSSSSSKRLNTLSPVPVHIITHSLSPSPKPLSPPSLYGSSSTICSINEPCTKMSSRGNLAKSDVRSPLPTRLTLLTAILRSGSSQRRPLSPASCPTFSPSSLGSSTLAIDQKSKTTPPTPKKSVSSPPRKPDSPSREEYWLSGWARHLPLPTKPQLTPRARSLSPKKHLPVGTLSPEYQSPLSSPVSSHRKSVASPGLQPTLPPSCAPAPSSLAHPTSPSPEGLRDAASRPRVPQTSQRVHTYSPIFTCRSYPLLSSTSLSGIVSPALEKQPPPSPSLLHSASRSKSDSSETSVQDISTPSPTPSNVLKQWSLPRPHSTPPVPQTGNINSQPLQLNSSLVHTNYRSNSSFPRPEQSATSLVLKCRSPVSDKSPGTLPSRPRELTSPQSFSLPSDHENIKPKQYKIKTSYKAFAAIPTNTLLMEQKALEEPTKTASMTEGTALDTHSEMCSPAQLRQQTEELCAVIDQVLQDPLTMRRCESSPSFLQMSTESDVGKVSTTLQRAAGRETRYANLYKSAPMMTESQLTKPGVIRPVLVKAKSAQQKEEPYQPNPFKKYLEEITDQDTEQETGLLHPLFSTKLIPPTKSPLRPSSVSLTDCLNPGPFSHLSSIACDFHENPYSPYSHDSLYNKPSHPIVPIPENETLSSKQVANERGSV
- the MLIP gene encoding muscular LMNA-interacting protein isoform X3 yields the protein MTSSSVLLCTFLHCFLFISQLCSTCYGQQPGERNLPIISPLSFISRGQVTSQESGTKPLTFTFVPSIGRLPTHFEVVDISKFLVTVPEDPKDLSNQGLLNKSNAVSHELAVNSGARQDCVSAVHTGSTQAVFQSPGCNPSKGEMQENDLFKAEFILITDSGDEDEVAAASNNMHRPSNGYGPISAQLLATSHVSPGTGAGKPPGDGHVPGAAFSLSTADPQKHQLISTLSISDHLSSKPPAVHLISPTNQKIACGAVVNLNQASSLEDSHNNWQSATGFSKQESSLYFQSASCSSPSSMTKISSSAPSSCYSAPRLYDKLRTPSPYTPGCVCKMGDFTSSVPAKSPSLSPDPPRSDETQGSSAQPLSSSSSKRLNTLSPVPVHIITHSLSPSPKPLSPPSLYGSSSTICSINEPCTKMSSRGNLAKSDVRSPLPTRLTLLTAILRSGSSQRRPLSPASCPTFSPSSLGSSTLAIDQKSKTTPPTPKKSVSSPPRKPDSPSREEYWLSGWARHLPLPTKPQLTPRARSLSPKKHLPVGTLSPEYQSPLSSPVSSHRKSVASPGLQPTLPPSCAPAPSSLAHPTSPSPEGLRDAASRPRVPQTSQRVHTYSPIFTCRSYPLLSSTSLSGIVSPALEKQPPPSPSLLHSASRSKSDSSETSVQDISTPSPTPSNVLKQWSLPRPHSTPPVPQTGNINSQPLQLNSSLVHTNYRSNSSFPRPEQSATSLVLKCRSPVSDKSPGTLPSRPRELTSPQSFSLPSDHENIKPKQYKIKTSYKAFAAIPTNTLLMEQKALEEPTKTASMTEGTALDTHSEMCSPAQLRQQTEELCAVIDQVLQDPLTMRRCESSPSFLQMSTESDVGKVSTTLQRAAGRETRYANLYKSAPMMTESQLTKPGVIRPVLVKAKSAQQKEEPYQPNPFKKYLEEITDQDTEQPSHPIVPIPENETLSSKQVANERGSV
- the MLIP gene encoding muscular LMNA-interacting protein isoform X4, which translates into the protein MTSSSVLLCTFLHCFLFISQLCSTCYGQQPGERNLPIISPLSFISRGQVTSQESGTKPLTFTFVPSIGRLPTHFEVVDISKFLVTVPEDPKDLSNQGLLNKSNAVSHELAVNSGARQDCVSAVHTGSTQAVFQSPGCNPSKGEMQENDLFKAEFILITDSGDEDEVAAASNNMHRPSNGYGPISAQLLATSHVSPGTGAGKPPGDGHVPGAAFSLSTADPQKHQLISTLSISDHLSSKPPAVHLISPTNQKIACGAVVNLNQASSLEDSHNNWQSATGFSKQESSLYFQSASCSSPSSMTKISSSAPSSCYSAPRLYDKLRTPSPYTPGCVCKMGDFTSSVPAKSPSLSPDPPRSDETQGSSAQPLSSSSSKRLNTLSPVPVHIITHSLSPSPKPLSPPSLYGSSSTICSINEPCTKMSSRGNLAKSDVRSPLPTRLTLLTAILRSGSSQRRPLSPASCPTFSPSSLGSSTLAIDQKSKTTPPTPKKSVSSPPRKPDSPSREEYWLSGWARHLPLPTKPQLTPRARSLSPKKHLPVGTLSPEYQSPLSSPVSSHRKSVASPGLQPTLPPSCAPAPSSLAHPTSPSPEGLRDAASRPRVPQTSQRVHTYSPIFTCRSYPLLSSTSLSGIVSPALEKQPPPSPSLLHSASRSKSDSSETSVQDISTPSPTPSNVLKQWSLPRPHSTPPVPQTGNINSQPLQLNSSLVHTNYRSNSSFPRPEQSATSLVLKCRSPVSDKSPGTLPSRPRELTSPQSFSLPSDHENIKPKQYKIKTSYKAFAAIPTNTLLMEQKALEEPTKTASMTEGTALDTHSEMCSPAQLRQQTEELCAVIDQVLQDPLTMRRCESSPSFLQMSTESDVGKVSTTLQRAAGRETRYANLYKSAPMMTESQLTKPGVIRPVLVKAKSAQQKEEPYQPNPFKKYLEEITDQDTEQVANERGSV